CAGGACGCACGTACGCTGACCGTGCAGGCCGGCGACGGGGCGCTGACGCCGGGCGATCTGCGCAGCATTGCGGAGGAAGTGAACGGGCGCTACCAGGAGCTGATCGGGTTGGCGAACGCCACCGACGGCAGCGGCGAATACCTGTTCGCGGGCTTTCGCACCGGCACCACGCCGTTCGCGGAGACTGCGCCGGGCGTGGTTGCCTACCTGGGCGACGAAGGCCGGCGCGAAGTGGCGGTCAGCGATTCGCGCTCGATCGCCGTCAACGATCCCGGCTCCGATATCCTGCTGCGGATCAAGAACGGCAACGGCACGTTCGTTACGGCCGCCGCGGCGGCCAACGCCGGGACCGGCGTGGTGAGCCCCGGATCGGTCGCCGACGCCGCCTCGCTCACCGGGCACAACTATACCGTCACGTTCAGCGTGACTGCTGGTACCACGACCTACAGCGTGGTCGACAACACGACCGCCGCCACCGTGATCAACAACGCCGCGTACGTGGCCGGCGGGCCGATCGCTTTCGACGGCCTGCAGCTCGCGATCGAGGGCGACCCGGCGAGCGGCGACAGCTTCACGGTGCGCCCGAGCAGCAACGTCAGCGCGTTCGCGAGCCTCGATGTGCTGCGCAGCGCGCTGCAGGGGGCAGGCAACGGCCCGGTCGCGAACACCCAGCTCGCCAACGCGCTCAACACGGCGAACCTCAACCTGAGCAACGCGCTCGACCGGGTGCTTGCCGTGCACGCCTCGGTCGGCACGCGGCTGCGGGAGACCGATGCCGTCACGACCGCCAACGAGGATATCGATCTCAATTACGAGGCGCGGCTGTCGCAATTGCGCGACCTGGATTACGCGCGCGCCATCAGCGATCTCACTTTCGAGCAGATGCACCTGGAGGCGGCGCAGAAGTCGTTCGTGCGCATCGCCGGGCTGTCTCTGTTCAACCTGCTGTGAGCGGGGCCGTGCTCCCGTCGCGCTGCCCTTCGCCGACGCTTCGCTGCAGCCTGGCTGCGCTGGGCGCGCTGCTCGCAAGCTGCGCGAGCACCGACGGTCCCAGCCCGGTGCTCATCCCAAACAAGGAGCTGCAAATCAGCAAGTCCCTCGCCATTCCCGTCGAGGGCCTGGTGCTCGGGGCGATCGTCTTGCTGGTGGTCGATCCCCTCGCGCCCAACTGGCAGATCGAGCAGTACGACCTGGGCCGCAAGCGCTATGCGTTCGCGCTCAAGAAGAAGCGCTTCACCACCGGTGGCGACGGCGAAGCCGCGCAGGTGTTCCGCCGGCGTGTGGCCGAGCTTGCGCGCGAGCAAGGCTACGCGGCCTACGAAGTACTCGAGTTCACCGCCGGGATCGAATC
This portion of the Betaproteobacteria bacterium genome encodes:
- the flgL gene encoding flagellar hook-associated protein 3 — protein: MRISSSILFENGVNNMLARQHEVADTQNHISTGRRVLTPSDDPVAASQMLNISEAQALNKQYANNAQAVEARLGLQENMLSAITRLLQDARTLTVQAGDGALTPGDLRSIAEEVNGRYQELIGLANATDGSGEYLFAGFRTGTTPFAETAPGVVAYLGDEGRREVAVSDSRSIAVNDPGSDILLRIKNGNGTFVTAAAAANAGTGVVSPGSVADAASLTGHNYTVTFSVTAGTTTYSVVDNTTAATVINNAAYVAGGPIAFDGLQLAIEGDPASGDSFTVRPSSNVSAFASLDVLRSALQGAGNGPVANTQLANALNTANLNLSNALDRVLAVHASVGTRLRETDAVTTANEDIDLNYEARLSQLRDLDYARAISDLTFEQMHLEAAQKSFVRIAGLSLFNLL